The region TGTTGTAATGGTCACACTGTTTGGAAATGGTCTTCACAGCCCAATTTTAAATATGGAATGCTTGCTGGGGACTTTATGTTGGCGTGTAACATACTGCTGTCTGGCAACAACTATGCCAAGATTTCACTTCTCTTTAAATTTATGAATATGAGGATGGTGGAGAAGTCATCTTTTTTCCGAATACAAGACTCATACTGTGTGGACACCATAAAGGAATTCTGGAAGGAGAAGAGAGCTGAAATCATTGCCCAACTACAGTCCAAAGGGCCTATTGTGGCCTTAGGtaaattcacatacacacacaaataaacaggaTATCTATTAAAAGAGAGTACAGAATATTTCAAAAGATGGTCGTTGATCTACCATGCATTTACAAGAGGCAAGGTGTGAATGATGACTAAACCTCATAGAATGTGATCCTCAGATTTGTATGTATAACCCTCTTTTTACACCTTGCCTCATGTGACCCTATTGACTCTAAGGATGGCAGTGTGGGTCAACGACAATCAGCACCACTGTCAAGGTGACAACCCCACTATAGGTGAAATATCAGTAACTAAACATCACTTGGTAAAATGGAAACAGACACTTTGATGTATaaatgtttgtgttgtttgttttacaaaatcTTCAATTAGTAAAAGATACCGGCCTTATACAGAGCTAATCTCATCTACGGTTGCCCAGTGATTTTATGcagttatatactgtatgtataaaatGAGTATGTCATTGTTGAACAGTATTTAGTTCTTTTGCATTCCCTTATAAAAGGTGATGCTCGGATGGACAGTCCTGGATTCTGTGCACAGTATTGCACATATTCAACAATGGAAAATGAAACTAAACATATAATCAGTATGGTCAACATCGACAAGAGGGAGACCATGAGGAACTCTGTTGTAATGGAGAAAGAGGCCTTTCAACAGACCTTCGAGGCACTCCGTCAAGAAATAAACTTGACTGAAATTTGTACCGATGCTCATTCTCAAATATCAGCTCTCTTCAGTAAGTATCTTTACTATAGTCTTTATGGTTTTTGTAAAGCACCCCAAATTTCTGCACTCATTACAGACAAAATACATCACTCTGATTATGACATGATATTGTTTTGGGTTATTTTGGGTGAGTATGCATTAAATTCCTAGCTTTTGTCCTCCAGACAAAGGGAAATACAGAGACAGCGGAGTCCACCACACTCTGGACGTCTGGCATGGGTCCAAAAACTTGAGCAAAAAAATTCATGCAGTAAGTATAATAAATCCGCATCAGTAATCACATTTCATCTGATCACAATAAAAACTTACATAACAGCACCCTTCCATacctttttatttctattttaaatatattattgtttttttaatcctgttGACATAATCATAGTTTACCTAATACAAAAGAATAATTGTTTATGCATCCAGGCAGGGCAGCAAAAGGGGTGTGCCATTCTCCAGATGTGGAATAAAGACATCTGCAACCACTTCTGGTACTGCTGTAAGACGGCCGATACCTATGAAGAGTTTATTGTgagttttttcttctttgatatatttttcattttcattatttagaaAGAGCAGAAATTGAAGCATCTGTTTTCATAAACTAATCTAACTTATATAATCACCCGTTTTGGTTTAtaggtttaaaaatgaaataactgaTATAGTGGGTATTTATTGTACAAATGTTGTGacatattatgtgtatttgttaTTACTTTTGGCATTCAATTACATATATAATGCTTTAGTCCATcactttttaaatctaaaaattacAAGTTTTTATGCTGTTTGTGTAAAATCTTGTTGTGACTTGTTTATGCAATTAGAATTTGAAAtctgtttgtaaatgttttaccacAGGACATGTGGGTGGGAGTCCTGCACCATGTCACAGGAGAACACACGTGGGCTCTTGGTGAGTGTAAACATGGCCCCTTGCTGGACGACAGAGATAAAGAATTGATTGAGAGTGGTTCAGTGGCACATGAGAGGCTGGCTGAAATTATTCTCGATGAACGCTGGCTGAAGGTCGTCCCCAAGTATCTGAATTTCAGGTACATAAGCAACTTTATATAGCTCTATATTGTAAATGGTCAAATCAACTATGTGAAAGACATTTTACTGTAATTGACGTCGATATTACATGAAcaagattattataaaaaaaacatattgtatgtatttttatctAATGTGCACTCAGGTCAACTGCAGATTTGGAGTCGTTTCACAACCACATACTGATGTACGCCAGCAAGCGCTTCAGCTTTTCCCCACCAGTTTATGCTGCTCGTACCATGCTGGCTGGCCTCGATTACAACCATCATCTCCATAGACCAGCCAGGAGAAAAGCTGATGGCACAATTCAGTAAGTTTTGaattctttttataaaataaatgttacattgtaCACTTTTCACTAAGCTGATACACTTCTCTATATTGTCAGGTATGGCAAGGTGTACAACAAAAAGTCCAGGAAGTGGAGGTTATACTCATTGAAGGTGGAGAAGGACTACAGCTACATCTCTGACCTACAGCGTGCCATCCTCCTTCGACGGATATCAGCTAATAAGGGGATTCCTAGAAGCAGAACCAGGAGACCTGATGATCCCCGTCAACATGGTGTACTGTCTGGTGCACCTGCTCCATCAACACAGGAGCTATTGCAAATTCAAGTCAGCAGAGGGTTAGGTGAGTTCTTTAAATACTGGTACCTCTAGTAGTACCAGCTGTTTTATGAGCTATATGGatttattggaaaaaaaattaaactttattatCCAAGACAAATGTAGTAGTAAATATGATTTTGGcatactaagtaaaaaaaaaaaaaggtgtataaTAACGATCATTTATGGCCAAGCTAAACACACAATCAAATAAAACTGTTCTCCcataatagattatatatataacgttataatatttaacagtaaTGTCTTTGTTTTTGAAATGTGGTAATCATGTCAGAGAgataattattatattctttGTATAGGTCAATCGCTGCCGAAACAATGAATAATCTCCACAGGACCATAGCTGATGTGATGCTACGTCCCAAGTCTGACCCATCTACCAGTCAAGATACCTCTGGAAACCCAATGTCTTATGTGTTATTGTTGATTGTgctaatgttttttatatttgtgattaTAGTTTCTAGCTTTagtaatacagaaataaaaaagtgACATTCTACATTTGGTTGTCGTTATTGCAGAAATAATACATAAATTTAGTTTTGTAATCAAATGTGGTTTCTATTGCAAGTGTAAAAAagaattaatttatcattttcagtatttttttttatttaaaaataaacgaAGAAAACAGTAtaccaaacaaaataaataattttaatattgtacAATGTAAAACACAGAAACTATGTACATGTATTCATCCACACAATAGATGGACAGTTCTCTAAAGCACTCTAGACTCTTAGACTCTACTAGGAATAAAACCTCTGTACTGTTGCAGTGGATCAGGATAATGATCGCGTATCTTCCAGACGCAGCAACTTGGTATCATGACTCTGTGACCCTGTCCCAATGCTCCATACTGCCACACTACAAATTGCCTGTATGCTGCATGATGAAACTGTCTATTACTTTGTCCTGGTTCTGGATTATCAGTCAATGCTCGAATGTCATTCCAGATACGTCTGGCAAGGCGCAGAACACCCTCTTCCAAAATGTAGGCTTCCATGTGTGGCAGTATGGAAATACAATAATCGGGATGTTGTCCACAGCACTTTTGTTCTACAAATGTGGCCATTCCTCTGCACCGCTGGCAGACACACCAAGGGGGTTGCCCTGACACAAGAGGGCCTGGTGGAGGAGCATTTTCTGACATCCTTTCCAGAACATCAAACATAAGACTTGGGTCACGCGTCAGGCAGAGCTCCAGGACTTGATGTGCTTGTTCCAGGCTCAGTCCTCGAATTCTGGCCTGCAATggaatatataattacaaattatataaaaaaatgtaaatattggtgTGATTACACAGAACATTTGTCAACAtgattcaattttttattttatttttatatagcttCGTGTTCTCTGAGATGACTTGTGTGCACATTACACTCCAGATCATATATACCTGTTCACATGCCCTTGTTTGAGCTTGAAGATCCAAAACTCGACGCAGGTCC is a window of Carassius auratus strain Wakin unplaced genomic scaffold, ASM336829v1 scaf_tig00215270, whole genome shotgun sequence DNA encoding:
- the LOC113094189 gene encoding uncharacterized protein LOC113094189; its protein translation is MCTTEDMWATSTSFHDESIVDSDEDYTPETSTASSARGQVRGRGRSRGGRARGRATRVRGSRGRGRGGRSAGQGALLGQEDLRRVLDLQAQTRACEQARIRGLSLEQAHQVLELCLTRDPSLMFDVLERMSENAPPPGPLVSGQPPWCVCQRCRGMATFVEQKCCGQHPDYCISILPHMEAYILEEGVLRLARRIWNDIRALTDNPEPGQSNRQFHHAAYRQFVVWQYGALGQGHRVMIPSCCVWKIRDHYPDPLQQYRGFIPSRV
- the LOC113094186 gene encoding uncharacterized protein LOC113094186; the encoded protein is MAEQAKFTVPSYAVTEGKPGKKRKTVPVQEKAMNKKSLDKQRNKTRVNIGVAFQRWRELRELKGLKSDSLMALFLLDSYEKDISTSTPSKSGFTMAPPPVSTIVSESLSDRDDDFSVPGVEELDSSSVQDKNIQELDASMSSLDLDVISEDEFNNIKNSVIDWEDDTWCPDMETKSVSSFEEDETKEIDTDYDDSDDEDYIAHICVRTGGALKTPICLNSLQTISMEDTVHDAEDNSQDPTIADIHPIPETTKIMVEDDIIGQPASITYHSCLKLLAEYLVLPVNMCTAKDTNTNAECGAHKPFEVNIHSRGTAAIVEWICCNGHTVWKWSSQPNFKYGMLAGDFMLACNILLSGNNYAKISLLFKFMNMRMVEKSSFFRIQDSYCVDTIKEFWKEKRAEIIAQLQSKGPIVALGDARMDSPGFCAQYCTYSTMENETKHIISMVNIDKRETMRNSVVMEKEAFQQTFEALRQEINLTEICTDAHSQISALFNKGKYRDSGVHHTLDVWHGSKNLSKKIHAAGQQKGCAILQMWNKDICNHFWYCCKTADTYEEFIDMWVGVLHHVTGEHTWALGECKHGPLLDDRDKELIESGSVAHERLAEIILDERWLKVVPKYLNFRSTADLESFHNHILMYASKRFSFSPPVYAARTMLAGLDYNHHLHRPARRKADGTIQYGKVYNKKSRKWRLYSLKVEKDYSYISDLQRAILLRRISANKGIPRSRTRRPDDPRQHGVLSGAPAPSTQELLQIQVSRGLGQSLPKQ